In Brachypodium distachyon strain Bd21 chromosome 2, Brachypodium_distachyon_v3.0, whole genome shotgun sequence, one genomic interval encodes:
- the LOC100821197 gene encoding AP-1 complex subunit mu-2 isoform X2, whose translation MAGAVSALFLLDIKGRVLVWRDYRGDVSALQAERFFTKLLDKEGDAEVHSPVVHDDAGVSYMFIQHNNVFLLTASRQNCNAASILLFLHRLIDVFKHYFEELEEESLRDNFVVVYELLDEMMDFGYPQYTEATILSEFIKTDAYRMEVTQRPPMAVTNAVSWRSEGIRYKKNEVFLDVVESVNILVNSNGQIVRSDIIGALKMRTYLSGMPECKLGLNDRVLLEAQGRTTKGKAIDLDDIKFHQCVRLTRFENDRTISFVPPDGAFDLMTYRLSTQVKPLIWVEAQVEKHSRSRVEITVKARSQFKERSTATNVEIEVPVPCDSTNPNIRTSMGSAAYAPERDALVWKIKSFPGGKEYMCRAEFSLPSITSEEATPEKKAPIRVKFEIPYFTVSGIQVRYLKVIEKSGYQALPWVRYITMAGEYELRLI comes from the exons ATGGCGGGGGCTGTGTCGGCGCTGTTCCTGCTCGACATCAAGGGCCGCGTCCTCGTCTGGCGCGACTACCGCGGCGACGTCTCCGCGCTCCAGGCCGAGCGCTTCTTCACCAAGCTCCTAGACAAGGAG GGCGACGCGGAGGTCCACTCGCCCGTCGTGCacgatgacgccggcgtcTCCTACATGTTCATCCAGCACAAcaacgtcttcctcctcactgCTTCACGCCAGAACTGCAATGCCGCCAgcatcctcctcttcctccaccgcctcATCGAT GTGTTCAAGCATTACTTTGAGGAATTGGAGGAGGAATCACTGAGGGACAACTTCGTCGTCGTG TATGAGTTACTTGATGAGATGATGGACTTCGGGTACCCACAGTACACGGAGGCTACGATCCTGAGTGAGTTCATTAAGACAGATGCATACAGGATGGAGGTAACACAGAGGCCACCCATGGCAGTCACAAATGCTGTCTCATGGCGGAGTGAGGGGATTCGGTACAAGAAGAACGAA GTGTTCTTGGATGTGGTTGAGAGTGTCAACATTCTTGTTAACAGTAATGGACAGATTGTTAGATCGGATATCATTGGCGCGCTGAAGATGCGGACATATCTGAG TGGAATGCCTGAGTGTAAACTTGGGTTGAACGATAGAGTTCTTTTGGAGGCTCAAGGCCGAACAACTAAAGGAAAAGCAATAGATTTGGATGATATCAAATTTCATCA GTGTGTACGGTTGACCAGATTCGAGAATGATAGAACCATATCATTTGTCCCTCCAGATGGAGCTTTTGATCTAATGACATACAGACTTAGCACACAG GTGAAGCCTCTGATCTGGGTTGAAGCGCAAGTTGAGAAGCATTCAAGAAGCCGTGTAGAAATCACGGTGAAGGCAAGAAGCCAGTTCAAGGAAAGAAG CACCGCAACAAATGTAGAAATTGAAGTACCTGTGCCTTGTGATTCCACAAACCCAAATATAAGAACTTCAATGGGTTCTGCGGCATATGCACCTGAGAGAGACGCATTGGTCTGGAAAATTAAATCATTTCCTGGTGGCAAG GAGTATATGTGTAGAGCCGAATTTAGTCTTCCGAGCATAACCTCCGAAGAAGCTACACCTGAAAAGAAGGCTCCGATTCGAGTGAAATTTGAGATACCATATTTCACTGTTTCGGGTATTCAG GTTCGCTATTTGAAAGTCATCGAGAAGAGTGGATATCAGGCCCTTCCTTGGGTTAGATACATCACAATGGCCGGTGAATACGAGCTGCGGCTTATTTGA
- the LOC100820899 gene encoding protein ANTHESIS POMOTING FACTOR 1 has translation MATSLSQLDDGIVRGMAIGAVFTDYAGKINCLDFHRKEDLLVTSSEDDSIRLYNITSATLSKTTYHRKHGADRVCFTHHPSSILCSSRYNLESAESLRYLSLYDNRCLRYFKGHKDRIVSLCMSPVNDSFMSGSLDHSVRIWDLRVNACQGILRLRGRPSVAYDQQGLVFAVAMEGGAIKLFDSRSYDKGPFDTFLVGGDTAEVSDIKFSNDGKSVLLTTTNNHIYVLDAYGGDKKCGFSLEPSPNITTEAAFTPDGQYVISGSGDGTLHAWNINTINEIARWNSHIGPITALKWAPRRAMFATASTALTFWIPNESNSN, from the exons ATGGCGACGTCGCTGTCGCAGCTGGACGACGGCATCGTCCGCGGCATGGCCATCGGCGCAGTCTTCACCGACTAC GCCGGGAAGATAAACTGCCTCGATTTCCACCGCAAGGAGGATCTCCTCGTTACCTCGAGCGAGGACGACTCCATACGCCTCTACAACATCACCAGCGCCAC GTTGTCGAAGACAACATATCACAGGAAACATGGTGCTGATCGTGTCTGTTTTACTCATCATCCGAGTTCTATATTATGTTCTTCGAGATACAATCTAGAGTCAGCAGAATCGCTTCGCTATTTGTCACTATATGACAACCGTTGCTTGAGATATTTCAAAGGACACAAAGACAG GATTGTTTCATTATGTATGTCTCCTGTGAATGATAGCTTTATGTCTGGATCACTTGATCACAGTGTCAGAATATGGGATCTTCGTGTAAATGCTTGTCAG GGTATACTACGTTTGCGTGGTAGGCCTTCTGTTGCATATGATCAACAGGGACTTGTTTTTGCCGTAGCAATGGAGGGAGGCGCAATTAAGCTGTTTGATTCTCGGTCGTATGACAAG GGTCCGTTTGACACTTTCTTGGTTGGTGGAGATACAGCTGAAGTATCAGACATTAAATTCAGCAATGATGGCAAGTCTGTGCTTTTGACGACAACTAACAACCATATATATGTTCTGGATGCATATGGAGGGGATAAG AAGTGTGGCTTCAGTTTGGAGCCTTCTCCTAACATAACAACAGAAGCTGCTTTCACTCCAGATGGTCAATATGTAATATCAG GATCTGGTGATGGTACCTTGCATGCCTGGAACATCAATACAATAAATGAG ATTGCTCGCTGGAACAGTCATATTGGTCCTATCACTGCTTTGAAATGGGCCCCTCGTCGAGCAATGTTTGCGACTGCGTCAACTGCACTAACTTTCTGGATTCCCAATGAATCCAATTCGAATTAG
- the LOC100821197 gene encoding AP-1 complex subunit mu-2 isoform X1 produces MAGAVSALFLLDIKGRVLVWRDYRGDVSALQAERFFTKLLDKEGDAEVHSPVVHDDAGVSYMFIQHNNVFLLTASRQNCNAASILLFLHRLIDVFKHYFEELEEESLRDNFVVVYELLDEMMDFGYPQYTEATILSEFIKTDAYRMEVTQRPPMAVTNAVSWRSEGIRYKKNEVFLDVVESVNILVNSNGQIVRSDIIGALKMRTYLSGMPECKLGLNDRVLLEAQGRTTKGKAIDLDDIKFHQCVRLTRFENDRTISFVPPDGAFDLMTYRLSTQVKPLIWVEAQVEKHSRSRVEITVKARSQFKERSTATNVEIEVPVPCDSTNPNIRTSMGSAAYAPERDALVWKIKSFPGGKEYMCRAEFSLPSITSEEATPEKKAPIRVKFEIPYFTVSGIQVLIVDVLPVSLLGIFPGILLKYYVIFVQVRYLKVIEKSGYQALPWVRYITMAGEYELRLI; encoded by the exons ATGGCGGGGGCTGTGTCGGCGCTGTTCCTGCTCGACATCAAGGGCCGCGTCCTCGTCTGGCGCGACTACCGCGGCGACGTCTCCGCGCTCCAGGCCGAGCGCTTCTTCACCAAGCTCCTAGACAAGGAG GGCGACGCGGAGGTCCACTCGCCCGTCGTGCacgatgacgccggcgtcTCCTACATGTTCATCCAGCACAAcaacgtcttcctcctcactgCTTCACGCCAGAACTGCAATGCCGCCAgcatcctcctcttcctccaccgcctcATCGAT GTGTTCAAGCATTACTTTGAGGAATTGGAGGAGGAATCACTGAGGGACAACTTCGTCGTCGTG TATGAGTTACTTGATGAGATGATGGACTTCGGGTACCCACAGTACACGGAGGCTACGATCCTGAGTGAGTTCATTAAGACAGATGCATACAGGATGGAGGTAACACAGAGGCCACCCATGGCAGTCACAAATGCTGTCTCATGGCGGAGTGAGGGGATTCGGTACAAGAAGAACGAA GTGTTCTTGGATGTGGTTGAGAGTGTCAACATTCTTGTTAACAGTAATGGACAGATTGTTAGATCGGATATCATTGGCGCGCTGAAGATGCGGACATATCTGAG TGGAATGCCTGAGTGTAAACTTGGGTTGAACGATAGAGTTCTTTTGGAGGCTCAAGGCCGAACAACTAAAGGAAAAGCAATAGATTTGGATGATATCAAATTTCATCA GTGTGTACGGTTGACCAGATTCGAGAATGATAGAACCATATCATTTGTCCCTCCAGATGGAGCTTTTGATCTAATGACATACAGACTTAGCACACAG GTGAAGCCTCTGATCTGGGTTGAAGCGCAAGTTGAGAAGCATTCAAGAAGCCGTGTAGAAATCACGGTGAAGGCAAGAAGCCAGTTCAAGGAAAGAAG CACCGCAACAAATGTAGAAATTGAAGTACCTGTGCCTTGTGATTCCACAAACCCAAATATAAGAACTTCAATGGGTTCTGCGGCATATGCACCTGAGAGAGACGCATTGGTCTGGAAAATTAAATCATTTCCTGGTGGCAAG GAGTATATGTGTAGAGCCGAATTTAGTCTTCCGAGCATAACCTCCGAAGAAGCTACACCTGAAAAGAAGGCTCCGATTCGAGTGAAATTTGAGATACCATATTTCACTGTTTCGGGTATTCAGGTACTCATTGTTGATGTGTTACCAGTTAGCTTGCTCGGAATTTTCCCTGGCATCCTGCTCAAATACTATGTTATATTTGTGCAGGTTCGCTATTTGAAAGTCATCGAGAAGAGTGGATATCAGGCCCTTCCTTGGGTTAGATACATCACAATGGCCGGTGAATACGAGCTGCGGCTTATTTGA
- the LOC100828681 gene encoding uncharacterized protein LOC100828681: protein MARPASIALTVGVVVVVLAAAVAEAEAQARVLISPDQLVNAGAAKPADYILAQKSRKLAAKAETAKPADYILAAQSKLGAALVHPAAVNLNIQACDQLAAYKRACYTLARLPGVTTPRELLEAAVRVSLGRARSAKVMFARAKQQSKAGNPMASILSSCGENYDDLVNALEEAQRSIEKHASSATVVSKLSAASTFAGDCDNWFEERSIASPFEVMQRHVAHVVSVGLGIAANAKQI from the exons ATGGCGCGGCCCGCATCCATCGCCCTGACCGttggcgtcgtcgtcgtcgtcctcgccgccgctgtcgccgAGGCTGAGGCCCAGGCCCGCGTCCTCATCAGCCCCGACCAGCTCGTcaacgccggcgccgccaagcCTGCCGACTACATCTTGGCTCAGAAATCCCGCAAGCTCGCCGCCAAGGCCGAGACCGCCAAGCCCGCCGACTACATCCTGGCCGCCCAAAGCAAGCTCGGCGCCGCCCTCGtccaccccgccgccgtcaaCCTCAACATCCAAGCCTGCGACCag CTGGCGGCGTACAAGAGGGCGTGCTACACGCTGGCGCGGCTGCCGGGCGTGACGACGCCGCGGGAgctgctggaggcggcggtgcgggtGTCGCTGGGGCGGGCGAGGTCGGCGAAGGTGATGTTCGCGAGGGCCAAGCAGCAGTCCAAGGCCGGGAATCCCATGGCGTCCATCCTCAGCTCCTGCGGTGAGAACTACGACGACCTGGTCAACGCGCTGGAGGAGGCGCAGCGGAGCATCGAGAAGCACGCCAGCAGCGCCACCGTCGTCAGCAagctctccgccgccagcaCCTTCGCCGGCGACTGCGACAACTGGTTCGAGGAGCGGAGCATCGCGTCGCCCTTCGAGGTCATGCAGCGACACGTGGCGCACGTCGTCTCCGTCGGGCTCGGGATCGCCGCCAACGCCAAGCAGATCTGA